Proteins from one Impatiens glandulifera chromosome 2, dImpGla2.1, whole genome shotgun sequence genomic window:
- the LOC124927897 gene encoding uncharacterized protein LOC124927897 isoform X1 → MKTFAGTPGTTTSLIIRLSQLLLGIALSVVYSIAMNPVQFEMFSFMVFPIILQVVWGVITTVADGWAVWRKAPFHNRRNVTLGLIIDWGTLLLSLAAAAISSDMLDLYIHDRGNKKEDVRMFQTYIVLTFLAWIPTAISSLILLWILPALTISHPVVHPVVGPILADDVGPAPRMTDIQGMPGTKGGLVLRLIQLVLAGISLCVIVTTRNFPMDITSFRYFMVSVVIECTWTLCMAMVDIYALSVGHRLLNHVMMTLFTIGDGVTSILLFAASSGCAGVIYFIQHELDRSSENRCTPFAYAVGLALTSWFFLFLSFFDSTTRKDHGRRMHAKLKRMEQVRRCQSRLSPSTILSPSPK, encoded by the exons ATGAAAACATTTGCAGGTACCCCGGGAACGACAACATCGTTGATCATAAGGCTATCCCAACTATTGTTGGGTATAGCCTTATCAGTGGTGTACAGCATAGCGATGAACCCAGTGCAGTTTGAAATGttcag CTTCATGGTATTTCCCATCATTTTGCAAGTTGTGTGGGGCGTCATCACGACTGTTGCAGACGGTTGGGCGGTGTGGAGGAAAGCTCCTTTCCACAATCGCCGCAACGTGACTTTGGGCCTCATTATTGATTGG GGGACATTACTGTTATCGCTCGCAGCGGCTGCCATATCGTCCGACATGCTGGACCTTTACATCCATGACCGCGGTAATAAGAAGGAGGATGTAAGGATGTTCCAGACCTACATTGTCTTGACGTTTTTGGCATGGATTCCGACCGCCATCTCCTCTCTCATTCTGCTGTGGATATTACCAg CGTTGACCATTAGCCATCCAGTCGTGCACCCTGTGGTGGGACCTATACTGGCTGATGATGTGGGACCTGCGCCGAGGATGACCGACATACAGGGTATGCCTGGAACAAAAGGCGGCCTTGTTCTTCGCCTGATTCAGCTTGTCTTGGCGGGTATCTCCCTATGTGTCATCGTCACGACACGGAATTTTCCCATGGACATCACTTCATTCAG ATACTTTATGGTATCTGTCGTCATCGAGTGCACATGGACCCTTTGCATGGCCATGGTGGATATTTATGCCTTGTCGGTCGGGCATAGACTGCTGAATCACGTTATGATGACATTGTTCACGATCGGTGATGGG GTGACATCGATTCTTCTCTTTGCAGCGTCATCCGGGTGCGCTGGAGTGATATACTTTATCCAGCACGAGCTTGATCGGTCTTCGGAGAATCGATGTACACCATTCGCGTATGCCGTTGGTCTTGCTTTGACCAGTTGGTTCTTcttgtttttatcattttttg ATTCGACTACGAGAAAAGATCATGGACGCCGCATGCATGCGAAGCTCAAGCGAATGGAACAGGTTCGGAGATGCCAAAGTCGTCTATCTCCGTCGACCATTCTCTCCCCGTCTCCCAAATGA
- the LOC124927897 gene encoding CASP-like protein 5A2 isoform X3: protein MVFPIILQVVWGVITTVADGWAVWRKAPFHNRRNVTLGLIIDWGTLLLSLAAAAISSDMLDLYIHDRGNKKEDVRMFQTYIVLTFLAWIPTAISSLILLWILPALTISHPVVHPVVGPILADDVGPAPRMTDIQGMPGTKGGLVLRLIQLVLAGISLCVIVTTRNFPMDITSFRYFMVSVVIECTWTLCMAMVDIYALSVGHRLLNHVMMTLFTIGDGVTSILLFAASSGCAGVIYFIQHELDRSSENRCTPFAYAVGLALTSWFFLFLSFFDSTTRKDHGRRMHAKLKRMEQVRRCQSRLSPSTILSPSPK from the exons ATGGTATTTCCCATCATTTTGCAAGTTGTGTGGGGCGTCATCACGACTGTTGCAGACGGTTGGGCGGTGTGGAGGAAAGCTCCTTTCCACAATCGCCGCAACGTGACTTTGGGCCTCATTATTGATTGG GGGACATTACTGTTATCGCTCGCAGCGGCTGCCATATCGTCCGACATGCTGGACCTTTACATCCATGACCGCGGTAATAAGAAGGAGGATGTAAGGATGTTCCAGACCTACATTGTCTTGACGTTTTTGGCATGGATTCCGACCGCCATCTCCTCTCTCATTCTGCTGTGGATATTACCAg CGTTGACCATTAGCCATCCAGTCGTGCACCCTGTGGTGGGACCTATACTGGCTGATGATGTGGGACCTGCGCCGAGGATGACCGACATACAGGGTATGCCTGGAACAAAAGGCGGCCTTGTTCTTCGCCTGATTCAGCTTGTCTTGGCGGGTATCTCCCTATGTGTCATCGTCACGACACGGAATTTTCCCATGGACATCACTTCATTCAG ATACTTTATGGTATCTGTCGTCATCGAGTGCACATGGACCCTTTGCATGGCCATGGTGGATATTTATGCCTTGTCGGTCGGGCATAGACTGCTGAATCACGTTATGATGACATTGTTCACGATCGGTGATGGG GTGACATCGATTCTTCTCTTTGCAGCGTCATCCGGGTGCGCTGGAGTGATATACTTTATCCAGCACGAGCTTGATCGGTCTTCGGAGAATCGATGTACACCATTCGCGTATGCCGTTGGTCTTGCTTTGACCAGTTGGTTCTTcttgtttttatcattttttg ATTCGACTACGAGAAAAGATCATGGACGCCGCATGCATGCGAAGCTCAAGCGAATGGAACAGGTTCGGAGATGCCAAAGTCGTCTATCTCCGTCGACCATTCTCTCCCCGTCTCCCAAATGA
- the LOC124927897 gene encoding CASP-like protein 5A2 isoform X2: MLPCCLHFGFMVFPIILQVVWGVITTVADGWAVWRKAPFHNRRNVTLGLIIDWGTLLLSLAAAAISSDMLDLYIHDRGNKKEDVRMFQTYIVLTFLAWIPTAISSLILLWILPALTISHPVVHPVVGPILADDVGPAPRMTDIQGMPGTKGGLVLRLIQLVLAGISLCVIVTTRNFPMDITSFRYFMVSVVIECTWTLCMAMVDIYALSVGHRLLNHVMMTLFTIGDGVTSILLFAASSGCAGVIYFIQHELDRSSENRCTPFAYAVGLALTSWFFLFLSFFDSTTRKDHGRRMHAKLKRMEQVRRCQSRLSPSTILSPSPK, translated from the exons ATGCTACCATGTTGTCTTCATTTTGG CTTCATGGTATTTCCCATCATTTTGCAAGTTGTGTGGGGCGTCATCACGACTGTTGCAGACGGTTGGGCGGTGTGGAGGAAAGCTCCTTTCCACAATCGCCGCAACGTGACTTTGGGCCTCATTATTGATTGG GGGACATTACTGTTATCGCTCGCAGCGGCTGCCATATCGTCCGACATGCTGGACCTTTACATCCATGACCGCGGTAATAAGAAGGAGGATGTAAGGATGTTCCAGACCTACATTGTCTTGACGTTTTTGGCATGGATTCCGACCGCCATCTCCTCTCTCATTCTGCTGTGGATATTACCAg CGTTGACCATTAGCCATCCAGTCGTGCACCCTGTGGTGGGACCTATACTGGCTGATGATGTGGGACCTGCGCCGAGGATGACCGACATACAGGGTATGCCTGGAACAAAAGGCGGCCTTGTTCTTCGCCTGATTCAGCTTGTCTTGGCGGGTATCTCCCTATGTGTCATCGTCACGACACGGAATTTTCCCATGGACATCACTTCATTCAG ATACTTTATGGTATCTGTCGTCATCGAGTGCACATGGACCCTTTGCATGGCCATGGTGGATATTTATGCCTTGTCGGTCGGGCATAGACTGCTGAATCACGTTATGATGACATTGTTCACGATCGGTGATGGG GTGACATCGATTCTTCTCTTTGCAGCGTCATCCGGGTGCGCTGGAGTGATATACTTTATCCAGCACGAGCTTGATCGGTCTTCGGAGAATCGATGTACACCATTCGCGTATGCCGTTGGTCTTGCTTTGACCAGTTGGTTCTTcttgtttttatcattttttg ATTCGACTACGAGAAAAGATCATGGACGCCGCATGCATGCGAAGCTCAAGCGAATGGAACAGGTTCGGAGATGCCAAAGTCGTCTATCTCCGTCGACCATTCTCTCCCCGTCTCCCAAATGA